Proteins encoded together in one Streptomyces sp. TLI_171 window:
- a CDS encoding aldehyde dehydrogenase family protein yields MDLIDPRTGAVRGALEPGRAAEVTAAVAAARAARTGWAALTPRERHRRLAALADLIERHADAYLSAECAGTGKPAAEAAGEIAEVADLFRFYGGAVRAGTSPAAGDYLAGHQSWVRWEPVGTVAAVVPWNYPLLMAGWRCAPALAAGNTVVLKPAETTPDSALLLAEHAEQALGPGVLTALPGDRETGRQLIAAGCDLIAFTGSPAGGAEVVERAGLTPVSLELGGNSPVLVLPDAPADTWRQLAAACTYNAGQSCAAPARVIVLAEAYEAAVEALAAAMAEREAGRDFGPLNNPDQAARYDRILSSSGAKTIRTGPGRADGLWRPATILADLPADDPAVVDEVFGPLLTVQRAADLDEAVALAESVPQALAASVWTTDLGTGLALTDRISAGEVWLNCHLAQSAELPHSGRRGSGAGTDLSALALREYQRPKTVTARLG; encoded by the coding sequence ATGGACCTGATCGACCCCCGCACCGGAGCCGTCCGCGGCGCCCTGGAACCCGGCCGCGCCGCCGAGGTGACGGCCGCCGTCGCCGCGGCCCGCGCCGCCCGCACCGGGTGGGCCGCGCTCACCCCGCGCGAGCGCCACCGCCGGCTGGCCGCTCTCGCCGACCTGATCGAGCGGCACGCCGACGCGTACCTGTCCGCCGAGTGCGCGGGCACCGGCAAGCCGGCCGCCGAGGCGGCCGGGGAGATCGCCGAGGTGGCCGACCTGTTCCGGTTCTACGGCGGCGCGGTGCGCGCCGGAACCTCCCCCGCCGCCGGCGACTACCTGGCCGGGCACCAGAGTTGGGTGCGCTGGGAGCCGGTCGGCACGGTCGCGGCCGTCGTCCCGTGGAACTACCCGCTGCTGATGGCCGGTTGGCGCTGCGCACCGGCGCTCGCCGCGGGCAACACGGTGGTGCTGAAGCCCGCCGAGACCACTCCCGACAGCGCCCTGCTGCTCGCCGAGCACGCCGAACAGGCCCTCGGCCCGGGCGTGTTGACCGCGCTGCCGGGCGACCGGGAGACCGGCCGCCAGCTGATCGCCGCCGGCTGCGACCTGATCGCCTTCACCGGCAGCCCCGCCGGCGGCGCCGAGGTCGTCGAACGCGCCGGGCTGACGCCCGTCAGCCTCGAACTCGGCGGCAACAGTCCGGTGCTGGTCCTCCCCGACGCACCCGCCGACACCTGGCGGCAGCTCGCCGCCGCGTGCACCTACAACGCGGGGCAGAGCTGCGCCGCGCCCGCCCGGGTGATCGTCCTGGCGGAGGCGTACGAGGCGGCGGTCGAGGCGCTGGCCGCCGCGATGGCCGAGCGGGAGGCCGGGCGCGACTTCGGTCCGCTGAACAACCCGGACCAGGCGGCCCGGTACGACCGGATCCTGTCGTCGTCCGGTGCGAAGACCATCCGCACCGGGCCCGGCCGCGCCGACGGCCTGTGGCGGCCGGCCACCATCCTGGCCGACCTTCCCGCGGACGACCCGGCCGTGGTCGACGAGGTGTTCGGCCCGCTGCTGACCGTCCAGCGCGCGGCCGACCTGGACGAGGCCGTCGCCCTCGCCGAATCCGTGCCGCAGGCGCTCGCCGCCTCCGTCTGGACCACCGACCTCGGCACCGGCCTGGCCCTCACCGACCGGATCTCGGCGGGCGAGGTCTGGCTGAACTGCCACCTCGCCCAGTCCGCCGAACTCCCGCACAGCGGCCGCCGCGGCTCCGGCGCGGGCACCGATCTGTCGGCCCTCGCCCTGCGCGAGTACCAGCGTCCCAAGACGGTGACCGCCCGCCTCGGCTGA
- a CDS encoding phosphotransferase encodes MDGQVLAGGLANAGAVVRRGGAVERPAPPHAPALHGFLTALRAGGFAGAPVPVGRVTAGRERLEFVAGDVAVLPYPAWALGEDALVSVARLLRRWHEAAARTPFDTSAAWPAELADPEGGPLLCHNDVCVENTVFRAGRAAALIDFDLAAPGRPLWDVAMTLRYWIPVLDPATAAETARAHLAVPHRLARFADAYGLSPSDRSALPAVLEQATAVCRSFVARRVAAAEPAFVAYFRSYGGWPRWDRLQSWLATHRPALERALRP; translated from the coding sequence GTGGACGGACAGGTACTGGCGGGTGGGCTGGCGAACGCCGGCGCGGTGGTGCGGCGCGGCGGCGCGGTGGAGCGCCCGGCGCCGCCGCACGCCCCCGCCCTGCACGGCTTCCTGACGGCCCTTCGGGCGGGCGGTTTCGCCGGGGCGCCGGTGCCGGTGGGCCGGGTGACCGCCGGACGGGAGCGGTTGGAGTTCGTGGCCGGGGACGTCGCGGTGCTGCCGTACCCGGCGTGGGCCCTGGGCGAGGACGCCCTGGTGTCGGTGGCGCGGCTGCTGCGGCGCTGGCACGAGGCCGCGGCCCGCACCCCCTTCGACACCTCGGCCGCGTGGCCCGCCGAGCTGGCCGACCCGGAGGGCGGGCCGCTGCTCTGCCACAACGACGTCTGCGTGGAGAACACGGTGTTCCGCGCGGGCCGGGCCGCCGCCCTGATCGACTTCGACCTGGCCGCGCCCGGCCGCCCGCTCTGGGACGTGGCCATGACCCTCCGCTACTGGATCCCGGTCCTGGACCCGGCCACCGCCGCCGAGACCGCCCGCGCCCACCTCGCGGTGCCGCACCGCCTGGCCCGGTTCGCCGACGCCTACGGCCTCTCCCCCTCCGACCGGTCGGCACTGCCCGCCGTCCTGGAACAGGCCACCGCCGTCTGCCGCTCCTTCGTCGCCCGCCGGGTGGCCGCCGCCGAACCCGCCTTCGTCGCCTACTTCCGCTCCTACGGCGGCTGGCCCCGCTGGGACCGCCTGCAATCCTGGCTCGCCACCCACCGCCCGGCCCTGGAACGCGCCCTGCGCCCCTGA
- the ligD gene encoding non-homologous end-joining DNA ligase, with the protein MRTTGLMLATSSARRVFDEGWVVERKLDGIRAVAERDGDRVTLRSRTGQQLESAYPELVAALAAQPVPRFTVDGEIVAFDGDRTSFARLQQRMGLHDPARALASGVAVHYLLFDLLNLQGHDTTGLTLLERRQLLAEAVEFGDPLRLVDYLPAEPGRPVPLAEACARGWEGLIAKRAAGRYLPGRSGDWLKLKCESAQEFVVGGWTDPAGSRLGFGALLLGYQEDGRLRYAGKVGTGFDTRTLHALHRTLSQLAVDERPFGEEVPVRAPHWVQPRLVVQVAFTEWTRDGRLRAPRYQGVRTDRPAAEVVRERPEPA; encoded by the coding sequence GTGCGGACCACTGGATTGATGCTGGCGACGTCGAGTGCGCGGCGGGTGTTCGACGAGGGATGGGTGGTGGAGCGGAAGCTCGACGGGATCCGGGCGGTGGCGGAACGGGACGGCGACCGGGTGACGCTGCGCTCCCGAACGGGGCAGCAACTGGAGAGCGCCTACCCGGAGTTGGTGGCGGCGCTGGCCGCCCAGCCGGTGCCGCGGTTCACGGTGGACGGCGAGATCGTGGCGTTCGACGGCGACCGCACCAGTTTCGCCCGGCTGCAACAGCGGATGGGCCTGCACGATCCGGCGCGGGCGCTGGCCAGCGGAGTCGCCGTGCACTACCTGCTGTTCGACCTGCTGAACCTGCAGGGTCACGACACCACCGGCCTGACCCTGTTGGAGCGGCGTCAACTACTCGCCGAGGCGGTGGAGTTCGGCGATCCGCTGCGGCTGGTCGACTACCTGCCCGCCGAGCCCGGCCGTCCCGTCCCGCTGGCCGAGGCGTGCGCCCGCGGCTGGGAGGGCCTGATCGCCAAGCGCGCCGCCGGCCGGTACCTGCCCGGCCGGTCCGGGGACTGGCTGAAGCTGAAGTGCGAGAGCGCGCAGGAGTTCGTGGTCGGCGGCTGGACGGATCCGGCCGGCAGCCGGCTCGGTTTCGGCGCCCTGCTGCTCGGTTACCAGGAGGACGGCCGGCTGCGCTACGCCGGCAAGGTCGGCACCGGCTTCGACACCCGCACCCTGCACGCCCTGCATCGGACGCTCTCCCAACTCGCCGTCGACGAGCGCCCGTTCGGCGAGGAGGTGCCGGTGCGCGCCCCGCACTGGGTGCAGCCCCGGCTGGTGGTGCAGGTCGCCTTCACCGAGTGGACCCGCGACGGCCGGCTGCGCGCACCGCGCTACCAGGGCGTGCGCACCGACCGCCCCGCCGCCGAGGTGGTCCGGGAGCGGCCGGAGCCGGCCTGA
- a CDS encoding DUF1508 domain-containing protein: MAGKFELYVDESGNHRFRLKASNGSVVVTGDPEESREQCLKSIESLRKLAPYAQLQETPANA, from the coding sequence ATGGCTGGGAAGTTCGAGCTGTACGTGGACGAGTCGGGCAACCACCGCTTCCGCCTGAAGGCGAGCAACGGGTCGGTCGTGGTGACCGGTGACCCGGAGGAGTCCCGCGAGCAGTGCCTGAAGAGCATCGAGTCGCTCCGCAAGCTGGCGCCGTACGCGCAGCTCCAGGAGACGCCCGCGAACGCCTGA
- a CDS encoding NUDIX hydrolase — MAGLDGEAGRDVLAAAGVLFPDEQGRVMVVRTSYLSKHPIEVPGGGWDATDRSPRHTAVREIQEELGITPVLRELACLDWARDRHRPPIAAFLYWADPLTAQQRAAVRLEAAELDGLAYLTPGQLLSALPPLLSRRVGSCVRAPRAAAPLELADGLPAGHTALHLAPWPAPPYTGPAELAGLLPPGSGRAAPPPPMDRDTYLASRPRLRGKARTLFTDPEGRALLVRLKPWRDASPWVLPGGSIEADRELPREAARRETLEELGWHREPGRLLAVDWAADHPWDPPHLVLVFDGGTVTADQLAAIRLQEDELVEWRLFTPEEAARVLRPSAAARLTACLAVRAQPPGIGPAELLSGAPLTGTPTVGAADGA, encoded by the coding sequence ATGGCGGGGCTGGACGGCGAGGCGGGGCGGGACGTGCTGGCGGCGGCGGGGGTGCTGTTCCCGGACGAGCAGGGGCGGGTGATGGTGGTCCGGACGTCGTACCTGTCGAAGCATCCGATCGAGGTGCCGGGCGGGGGGTGGGACGCGACGGACCGCTCGCCGCGGCACACCGCCGTCCGGGAGATCCAGGAGGAGCTGGGCATCACGCCCGTGCTGCGGGAGCTGGCCTGCCTGGACTGGGCGCGGGACCGCCACCGGCCGCCGATCGCCGCGTTCCTGTACTGGGCGGACCCACTGACGGCGCAGCAGCGGGCGGCGGTCCGGCTGGAGGCCGCCGAGCTGGACGGGCTGGCGTACCTGACGCCCGGTCAGCTGCTCTCCGCCCTGCCGCCCCTGCTGTCGCGCCGGGTCGGGTCCTGCGTGCGGGCCCCGCGGGCGGCCGCGCCGCTGGAGCTCGCCGACGGCCTGCCCGCCGGGCACACCGCCCTCCACCTGGCGCCGTGGCCGGCCCCGCCGTACACCGGTCCGGCGGAACTGGCCGGTCTGCTGCCGCCCGGGAGCGGCCGGGCCGCGCCACCCCCGCCGATGGACCGCGACACCTACCTGGCCAGCCGGCCCCGGCTGCGCGGCAAGGCCCGGACGCTGTTCACAGACCCGGAGGGGCGGGCGCTGCTGGTACGTCTGAAACCCTGGCGGGACGCCTCGCCGTGGGTGCTGCCGGGCGGGTCGATCGAGGCCGACCGCGAGTTGCCCCGCGAGGCCGCCCGTCGGGAGACCCTGGAGGAACTCGGCTGGCACCGGGAGCCCGGGCGGCTGCTCGCCGTGGACTGGGCCGCCGACCACCCGTGGGACCCGCCGCACCTGGTCCTGGTCTTCGACGGCGGGACCGTGACGGCGGACCAGCTGGCCGCGATCCGGCTGCAGGAGGACGAGCTCGTGGAGTGGCGCCTGTTCACGCCGGAGGAGGCGGCGCGGGTGCTGCGGCCCTCCGCCGCGGCCCGCCTGACGGCGTGTCTGGCCGTCCGGGCGCAGCCGCCGGGCATCGGGCCGGCCGAGCTGCTGAGCGGCGCGCCGCTGACGGGCACGCCCACCGTCGGCGCGGCGGACGGCGCCTGA
- a CDS encoding DUF6188 family protein, producing MGQSVGSALEGVAVRALGGGDRLVLRLDGELLLTVENDFRLVRGAEVDHFYPALGLSAAGPLARLAEATVTTASVTPAGGLLLGFDTGHTLAVAPDPAPGGPAHPWQLSSPAGLLCTGGPNGSCTP from the coding sequence GTGGGGCAGTCGGTCGGGTCGGCGTTGGAGGGTGTCGCGGTGCGGGCGCTCGGCGGTGGAGACCGGCTGGTGCTGCGGCTGGACGGCGAGCTGCTGCTGACGGTGGAGAACGACTTCCGGCTGGTGCGCGGCGCGGAGGTCGACCACTTCTACCCGGCGCTGGGGCTCTCCGCGGCCGGCCCGCTCGCCCGGCTCGCCGAGGCCACCGTCACCACCGCGAGCGTCACCCCGGCCGGCGGCCTGCTGCTCGGCTTCGACACCGGGCACACCCTCGCCGTCGCCCCCGACCCCGCCCCGGGCGGTCCCGCCCACCCGTGGCAGCTCTCGTCCCCCGCCGGCCTGCTCTGCACGGGCGGCCCGAACGGCTCCTGCACACCCTGA
- a CDS encoding DUF5685 family protein, producing the protein MFGIIRPCRHRLSERLHASWMAHLCGLCLALRDDHGQLARTATNYDGLVISVLVEAQSPRVADRRTAGPCPLRGMRTAPVARGEGARLAAAVSLALASVKVRDHVLDGDGVFARRPVAAGARRVTRRWERQSAGSAAAVGFDTGVLLAAAGRQEEAESAVTAGGPLLLATAPTEEATAAAFAHTAVLAGRPGNAAALAEAGRLFGRLAHLIDAAEDRAEDEARGLWNPLTVTGTPQAEAERLCRDAVHGIRLALSEVEFTDRALVHRLLAHETGEAVDRVFGRPDHACASTAPPGADPDAPHRRPGHPEKPKQPRTVIPGCAVWLAMACTCQLLCCSHDDPYSRERREGFCQRNDCCDGCDCCNGCDGDCCSCCDGCDGCDCGCDCG; encoded by the coding sequence GTGTTCGGGATCATCAGGCCGTGTCGGCATCGGCTGTCGGAGCGGCTGCACGCTTCCTGGATGGCGCACTTGTGCGGGCTGTGTCTCGCGCTGCGGGACGATCACGGCCAGTTGGCGCGGACCGCGACCAACTACGACGGCCTGGTGATCTCGGTGCTGGTGGAGGCGCAGTCCCCGCGGGTCGCGGACCGCCGGACGGCCGGGCCGTGTCCGCTGCGGGGGATGCGGACGGCGCCGGTGGCGCGTGGCGAGGGGGCGCGGCTGGCGGCGGCGGTGTCGCTGGCGCTGGCGTCGGTGAAGGTCCGTGACCATGTGCTCGACGGCGACGGGGTGTTCGCGCGGCGGCCGGTGGCGGCGGGGGCGCGGCGGGTGACGCGGCGTTGGGAGCGGCAGAGCGCGGGCAGTGCGGCGGCGGTCGGCTTCGACACCGGGGTGCTGCTGGCGGCGGCCGGGCGGCAGGAGGAGGCGGAGTCGGCGGTGACCGCCGGCGGGCCGCTGCTGCTGGCGACGGCGCCGACCGAGGAGGCGACGGCGGCGGCGTTCGCGCACACGGCGGTGCTGGCGGGACGTCCGGGCAACGCGGCGGCGCTCGCCGAGGCGGGCCGGCTGTTCGGGCGGCTGGCGCACCTGATCGACGCGGCGGAGGACCGGGCGGAGGACGAGGCGAGGGGCCTGTGGAACCCGCTGACCGTCACCGGCACCCCGCAGGCGGAGGCGGAGCGCCTGTGCCGGGACGCCGTGCACGGCATCCGACTGGCGCTCTCCGAGGTGGAGTTCACCGACCGGGCGCTGGTGCACCGGCTGCTGGCGCACGAGACCGGCGAGGCCGTGGACCGGGTCTTCGGCCGTCCCGACCACGCCTGCGCGAGCACCGCCCCGCCCGGCGCCGACCCGGACGCCCCGCACCGGCGGCCCGGCCACCCCGAGAAGCCCAAGCAGCCGCGCACCGTGATACCCGGCTGCGCGGTCTGGCTGGCCATGGCCTGCACCTGCCAGTTGCTCTGCTGCAGCCATGACGACCCGTACTCCCGGGAGCGGCGCGAGGGCTTCTGCCAGCGCAACGACTGCTGCGACGGGTGCGACTGCTGCAACGGCTGCGACGGGGACTGCTGCAGCTGCTGCGACGGCTGTGACGGTTGCGACTGCGGGTGCGACTGCGGCTGA
- a CDS encoding GNAT family N-acetyltransferase, with protein sequence MAESRRESAAVELAEWGRPEVQALGGGADDPFETGALGVTWRPEDRHFGVRREGRVVARAGLLTVPVEAGGRRFDVAGIGGVIVDPHWRGHGLARTAVAGALDAARADGLDLALLFCLPDRGPLYARLGWSPLPDPVTADQPDGPAPVPIGAMWIPIMPGAAWPAGPVRLHSLPM encoded by the coding sequence ATGGCGGAGAGCCGACGGGAGTCGGCGGCGGTCGAGTTGGCCGAGTGGGGCCGGCCGGAGGTGCAGGCTCTCGGCGGCGGCGCGGACGATCCGTTCGAGACCGGCGCGCTGGGCGTCACCTGGCGTCCCGAGGACCGCCACTTCGGTGTCCGCCGGGAGGGCCGGGTGGTGGCCCGCGCCGGTTTGCTGACCGTCCCGGTCGAGGCGGGCGGCCGGCGCTTCGACGTCGCGGGCATCGGCGGCGTGATCGTCGACCCGCATTGGCGCGGCCACGGCCTGGCCCGGACCGCCGTCGCGGGCGCCCTGGACGCCGCCCGCGCCGACGGGCTGGACCTCGCCCTGCTGTTCTGCCTCCCCGACCGCGGCCCGCTGTACGCCCGCCTCGGCTGGTCCCCGCTCCCCGACCCGGTGACGGCCGACCAGCCGGACGGCCCGGCGCCGGTGCCGATCGGCGCGATGTGGATCCCGATCATGCCCGGCGCCGCCTGGCCGGCCGGTCCGGTGCGCCTGCACTCCCTGCCCATGTGA
- a CDS encoding DUF4232 domain-containing protein has translation MAPFRSTAALRPLPLAASVLLASVALAGCGSTVAPGGPAAEPSTAAGPCGAPVAWPSSGAAPHEGWSKDGVRILAVNEVCAEFEVTNPGSEPADAAVLFQWSAGAARSAADPTGTVTAVPAGGTAKGRLALGGAAGTPGTQAAQRPGQDRPLVIPDVRIARVRSVPTAEAPSQGGACPSTGVHVYADRGDAAMGLRAVGVHLVNCGTVPVELDGYPQAQVLDAAHRPVDSVQVLQGGAAIAGATGADAPPQHLTLQPGQGAVSTLVWRNTTDLGSDPVNAPYVRIRATQGAAPVMVTPELDLGTTGRIGVGAWARDGARS, from the coding sequence ATGGCTCCGTTCCGCTCCACCGCCGCCCTGCGCCCGCTTCCGCTCGCCGCGTCCGTGCTGCTCGCCTCCGTCGCCCTGGCGGGCTGCGGCTCGACGGTCGCCCCGGGCGGTCCCGCCGCCGAACCGTCCACCGCCGCGGGACCGTGCGGCGCGCCGGTGGCGTGGCCGAGCAGCGGGGCCGCGCCGCACGAGGGCTGGTCGAAGGACGGGGTGCGGATCCTCGCGGTGAACGAGGTGTGCGCCGAGTTCGAGGTGACCAACCCGGGCAGTGAACCCGCCGACGCGGCCGTGCTGTTCCAGTGGTCCGCCGGCGCCGCCCGGTCGGCCGCCGACCCGACCGGAACCGTCACCGCCGTACCCGCGGGCGGCACCGCCAAGGGCCGGCTGGCCCTGGGCGGCGCCGCCGGCACCCCGGGTACGCAGGCCGCACAGCGCCCCGGTCAGGACCGGCCGCTGGTGATCCCGGACGTCCGGATCGCCCGGGTGCGCAGCGTGCCGACCGCCGAGGCGCCGTCGCAGGGCGGCGCCTGCCCGTCGACGGGGGTGCACGTGTACGCGGACCGGGGCGACGCGGCGATGGGCCTGCGGGCGGTGGGCGTGCACCTGGTCAACTGCGGGACGGTGCCGGTGGAACTGGACGGCTACCCGCAGGCCCAGGTCCTCGACGCGGCGCACCGCCCGGTCGACTCCGTGCAGGTGCTGCAGGGCGGTGCGGCGATCGCCGGTGCCACGGGCGCGGACGCGCCCCCGCAGCACCTGACCCTGCAGCCCGGTCAGGGCGCGGTGTCCACCCTGGTCTGGCGCAACACCACCGACCTCGGCTCGGACCCGGTGAACGCCCCCTACGTCCGGATCCGGGCCACCCAGGGCGCGGCCCCGGTGATGGTCACCCCGGAGCTGGACCTCGGCACCACGGGCCGGATCGGCGTCGGCGCGTGGGCCCGGGACGGCGCCCGGTCCTGA
- a CDS encoding pentapeptide repeat-containing protein, which yields MTAAVLAPSAPPWPHCGDGASAADPVGCRGVPVGAGRECLRHLPRPARTGYLRTLTAGSALDLRGTPLDRPLLDALRAACTDTATGRPRFGRVDFSGAEFLGDAPFDGAAFTDTAVFTGAVFAGTARFDRAVFDDDAWFDDVVFARDARFNQVVFHDRARFRRAVFRGCAWFDVATFTSTAQFRSAAFERTAWFDAAAFTRAGRFDGAVFRDAAWFDTAAFARDARFDAAVFDGLARFTVARFARTAQFDAATFADTAWFDSAAFAGAARFDAVAFAGEARFDGAVFEGLQHLGPMVGAGRIVFDRARFSGVQVAVEAAAAELAFTRAAFDGSAVLRLRYAELQLNRATLSAPVTVHFWPVPFTGPTGAPLDEGPLGAGSLSAAVRLLDLEGVDVAHLVLTDVDLSRCRFTGAFHLDQIRIGFGCRFAAPPAGWHRRGVLPVRWSRRKVIAEEAHWRALAPGPDGRGWPTGPHHAVPGLGPATGDLAGVYQQLRKAFEEARNEPDAADFYYGEMEMRRHDRQRPRAERRLLGAYWLASGYGLRASRALSGLLAAMGVTLLAMMLFGLPNDSPDPQTTGSYADGAVRVTTRTPDPVLTLPLRRRVTAARAEKAALVVVNSVVFRSSGQNLTLTGTVVEMASRIGEPVLLGLAALAVRSRVKR from the coding sequence ATGACCGCCGCCGTGCTCGCGCCCTCCGCCCCGCCCTGGCCGCACTGCGGCGACGGAGCGTCCGCCGCCGACCCCGTGGGCTGCCGGGGCGTCCCGGTGGGGGCCGGCCGGGAGTGCCTGCGCCACCTGCCCCGGCCCGCCCGCACCGGGTACCTGCGCACCCTGACCGCGGGCAGCGCGCTCGATCTGCGCGGCACCCCGCTGGACCGGCCGCTGCTGGACGCGCTGCGCGCCGCCTGCACCGACACCGCGACCGGACGCCCGCGGTTCGGCCGGGTCGACTTCTCCGGAGCGGAGTTCCTCGGTGACGCCCCGTTCGACGGGGCCGCGTTCACCGACACCGCGGTGTTCACGGGCGCCGTCTTCGCCGGGACGGCCCGTTTCGACCGGGCCGTCTTCGACGACGACGCCTGGTTCGACGACGTCGTCTTCGCCCGGGACGCCCGGTTCAACCAGGTGGTGTTCCACGACCGGGCCCGGTTCCGCCGGGCGGTGTTCCGCGGTTGCGCCTGGTTCGACGTGGCCACCTTCACCAGCACCGCCCAGTTCCGGTCCGCCGCCTTCGAGCGCACCGCCTGGTTCGACGCCGCCGCCTTCACCCGGGCCGGCCGGTTCGACGGCGCGGTGTTCCGGGACGCGGCGTGGTTCGACACCGCCGCGTTCGCCCGCGACGCCCGCTTCGACGCGGCGGTCTTCGACGGCCTCGCCCGGTTCACCGTGGCCCGGTTCGCCCGCACCGCGCAGTTCGACGCGGCGACCTTCGCCGACACCGCCTGGTTCGACTCGGCCGCCTTCGCGGGCGCCGCCCGGTTCGACGCCGTCGCCTTCGCGGGCGAGGCCCGGTTCGACGGCGCCGTCTTCGAGGGGCTGCAGCACCTCGGCCCGATGGTCGGCGCCGGACGGATCGTCTTCGACCGGGCCAGGTTCTCGGGGGTCCAGGTCGCCGTGGAGGCGGCCGCCGCCGAACTGGCCTTCACCCGGGCGGCGTTCGACGGCTCCGCGGTGCTGCGCCTGCGGTACGCCGAGCTGCAGCTGAACCGGGCGACGCTGTCCGCCCCGGTGACCGTGCACTTCTGGCCCGTGCCGTTCACCGGGCCGACCGGCGCACCGCTCGACGAGGGACCGCTGGGGGCCGGGTCGCTGTCGGCCGCGGTCCGGCTGCTGGACCTGGAGGGCGTCGACGTGGCCCATCTGGTGCTCACCGACGTGGATCTGAGCCGGTGCCGGTTCACCGGGGCGTTCCACCTCGACCAGATCCGGATCGGCTTCGGCTGCCGCTTCGCCGCTCCCCCGGCCGGTTGGCACCGCCGCGGCGTGCTGCCCGTGCGCTGGTCCCGGCGCAAGGTCATCGCCGAGGAGGCCCACTGGCGGGCCCTCGCGCCCGGGCCGGACGGCCGCGGCTGGCCGACCGGCCCGCACCACGCCGTGCCGGGCCTAGGACCCGCCACGGGCGATCTGGCGGGCGTGTACCAGCAGTTGCGCAAGGCGTTCGAGGAGGCCCGCAACGAGCCGGACGCCGCCGACTTCTACTACGGCGAGATGGAGATGCGCCGCCACGACCGCCAGCGGCCGCGGGCGGAGCGCCGGCTGCTGGGCGCGTACTGGCTGGCGTCCGGGTACGGGCTGCGGGCCTCCCGGGCGCTGTCCGGACTGCTGGCGGCGATGGGGGTCACCCTGTTGGCGATGATGCTGTTCGGCCTGCCGAACGACAGCCCCGACCCGCAGACCACCGGCAGCTACGCCGACGGCGCCGTGCGGGTGACCACCAGGACCCCGGACCCGGTGCTCACGCTGCCGCTGCGGCGGCGGGTGACCGCGGCCCGGGCCGAGAAGGCCGCGCTGGTGGTGGTGAACTCGGTGGTGTTCCGCTCCAGCGGGCAGAACCTCACCCTGACCGGCACCGTCGTCGAGATGGCCTCCCGGATCGGCGAGCCGGTCCTGCTCGGCCTCGCCGCGCTCGCCGTCCGCAGCCGGGTCAAGCGCTGA